One part of the Janthinobacterium sp. 17J80-10 genome encodes these proteins:
- a CDS encoding acetyl-CoA carboxylase carboxyltransferase subunit alpha — protein MSKTTFLNFEQPIAELDSKIEELRFVQDDSAVDISEEIERLAKKSEQLTKDIYAKLTPWQVSQIARHPQRPYTMDYVNEIFTDFHELHGDRTFADDLSIVGGLARFNGQACMVIGHQKGRDTKERAMRNFGMPRPEGYRKAMRLMKLAEKFNLPIFTFVDTPGAFPGIDAEERGQSEALGHNIYVMAELKVPLIATIIGEGGSGGALAIAVGDCVLMLQYSTYSVISPEGCASILWKTADRASEAAENLGLTAHRLKAMNLIDKIVSEPLGGAHRDPKQMAAMLKRALADSLRQFQGMKPKDLLAARHEKLMSYGKFKEITPQD, from the coding sequence ATGAGTAAAACCACATTCCTCAATTTCGAGCAGCCGATCGCGGAGCTGGATTCCAAGATCGAAGAACTGCGCTTCGTGCAGGATGATTCCGCTGTCGATATCTCGGAAGAGATCGAGCGCCTGGCGAAGAAAAGCGAACAGCTGACCAAGGATATCTACGCCAAGCTCACGCCCTGGCAAGTCTCGCAGATCGCGCGTCATCCGCAGCGCCCGTATACCATGGATTACGTCAACGAAATCTTCACGGATTTCCATGAGCTGCATGGCGACCGCACCTTTGCCGACGACCTTTCCATCGTCGGCGGCCTGGCGCGTTTCAATGGCCAGGCTTGCATGGTGATCGGCCACCAGAAGGGGCGCGATACCAAGGAGCGCGCCATGCGCAACTTCGGCATGCCGCGCCCGGAAGGCTATCGCAAGGCGATGCGCCTGATGAAGCTGGCGGAAAAATTCAACCTGCCGATCTTTACCTTCGTCGATACGCCGGGCGCCTTCCCCGGCATCGATGCCGAGGAGCGCGGCCAGTCCGAAGCGCTGGGCCATAACATCTACGTGATGGCTGAACTGAAGGTGCCGCTGATCGCCACCATCATCGGCGAGGGCGGTTCGGGCGGCGCGCTGGCGATCGCCGTGGGCGATTGCGTGCTGATGCTGCAATACTCGACTTACTCGGTGATCTCGCCGGAAGGCTGCGCCTCGATCCTGTGGAAGACAGCCGACCGTGCCAGCGAAGCAGCCGAGAACCTTGGCCTGACCGCGCACCGTCTGAAAGCCATGAACCTGATCGACAAGATCGTCAGTGAGCCGCTGGGCGGCGCACATCGCGATCCGAAGCAGATGGCGGCGATGCTGAAGCGCGCGCTGGCCGACTCGCTGCGCCAGTTCCAGGGCATGAAGCCGAAGGATTTGCTGGCTGCACGTCATGAGAAGCTGATGAGCTACGGCAAATTCAAGGAAATCACGCCGCAGGACTAA
- a CDS encoding DNA-3-methyladenine glycosylase, protein MAKTTASEVRVFIPDYWEDAKAELMKRDRIMRRLIPQFGDLRLVGRGDPFTTLARSVVGQQISVKAADTIWTRFTDMCPKVTPAQILKAGDGLAGCGLSKRKAEYILDLARHFKEKKVHADQWTAMEDEAVIAELVQIRGIGRWTAEMFLIFNLLRPNILPLDDLGLLKGISVNYFSGEPVSRSDAREVAANWAPWCTVATWYLWRSLTPVPVEY, encoded by the coding sequence ATGGCCAAAACGACTGCCAGCGAGGTGCGCGTCTTCATTCCGGATTATTGGGAAGATGCCAAGGCCGAACTGATGAAGCGCGACCGCATCATGCGCCGGCTGATTCCGCAATTCGGCGACTTGCGCCTGGTCGGCCGCGGGGATCCCTTTACGACCCTGGCCCGTTCTGTTGTTGGGCAGCAAATATCCGTCAAAGCGGCCGATACCATCTGGACACGCTTTACCGACATGTGTCCTAAAGTGACGCCGGCACAGATTTTGAAGGCTGGAGACGGGCTGGCTGGCTGTGGCCTGTCCAAGCGTAAAGCCGAATATATCCTCGATCTGGCGCGCCATTTCAAGGAAAAAAAGGTGCATGCCGACCAGTGGACGGCCATGGAAGATGAGGCGGTGATCGCCGAACTGGTGCAAATTCGTGGTATCGGACGCTGGACAGCGGAGATGTTTTTGATATTTAATCTGCTGCGACCGAATATTTTGCCTTTGGATGACCTGGGGTTGCTTAAAGGCATTAGCGTTAATTATTTCTCTGGAGAACCAGTTTCGCGCAGCGATGCGCGCGAAGTGGCTGCCAATTGGGCACCCTGGTGTACGGTAGCGACCTGGTACTTGTGGCGTAGCCTGACGCCGGTGCCGGTAGAATACTGA
- the cysS gene encoding cysteine--tRNA ligase, whose amino-acid sequence MTALKIYNTLARDKQAFAPIEPGRVRMYVCGMTVYDYCHLGHARVMVVFDMVQRWLRASGYDVTYVRNITDIDDKIIKRAVENNETISQLTGRFIAAMDEDAAALGVQKPDHEPRATDYVPQMLGLIGKLEQNGLAYKAADGDVNYSVRDFGGYGKLSGKSLDDLRAGERVDVNTGKRDPLDFVLWKAAKEAEPEEVKWSSPWGSGRPGWHIECSAMSCELLGERFDIHGGGADLQFPHHENEIAQSEGAHGGQFVNYWMHNGFVRVDNEKMSKSLGNFFTIRDVLKKYDAEVVRFFILRAHYRSPLNYSDAHLDDARGSLTRLYTALKEVAPDDGALDRAEAHAVRFAEALDDDFNTPLAISVLFELANEVNKTKSAPLARQLKALANVIGLLERAPQQFLHGAPGGDTGAEAAILARIDARAAAKKAKNFAEADRLRAELLAEGIVLEDKPGGVTEWRRA is encoded by the coding sequence ATGACTGCATTAAAGATTTACAACACGCTAGCGCGTGACAAGCAGGCTTTTGCCCCGATCGAGCCTGGCCGGGTGCGCATGTACGTATGCGGCATGACTGTCTACGACTATTGCCACCTTGGCCATGCCCGGGTGATGGTGGTATTCGACATGGTGCAACGCTGGTTGCGCGCCTCCGGCTATGACGTCACTTACGTGCGCAATATCACCGATATCGACGACAAGATCATCAAGCGCGCCGTCGAAAACAATGAAACGATTTCGCAGTTGACCGGGCGCTTCATCGCCGCCATGGACGAGGATGCGGCAGCCTTGGGCGTGCAAAAGCCCGACCATGAGCCGCGCGCCACCGATTACGTGCCGCAGATGCTGGGGCTGATCGGCAAGCTGGAGCAAAACGGCCTGGCGTACAAAGCCGCCGATGGTGATGTCAATTATTCGGTGCGCGATTTCGGCGGTTATGGCAAGTTGTCCGGCAAGTCGCTCGACGACCTGCGCGCCGGCGAGCGCGTGGATGTCAATACCGGCAAGCGCGACCCGCTGGACTTCGTGCTGTGGAAAGCCGCCAAGGAAGCCGAGCCGGAAGAAGTCAAATGGTCTTCGCCCTGGGGCAGCGGCCGTCCCGGCTGGCACATCGAGTGTTCAGCCATGTCGTGCGAATTGCTGGGCGAGCGCTTCGATATCCACGGCGGCGGCGCCGACCTGCAATTCCCGCACCATGAAAATGAAATTGCCCAGTCCGAAGGCGCGCATGGCGGGCAATTCGTCAATTACTGGATGCACAATGGCTTCGTGCGCGTGGACAATGAAAAAATGTCCAAGTCGCTCGGCAATTTCTTCACCATTCGCGATGTCCTGAAAAAATACGATGCCGAGGTGGTGCGCTTTTTCATCCTGCGCGCCCACTACCGCAGCCCATTGAATTATTCCGACGCCCACCTGGATGATGCCCGCGGATCGCTCACGCGCCTGTACACGGCATTGAAGGAAGTGGCGCCGGACGACGGAGCGCTGGACCGCGCGGAAGCGCATGCAGTGCGCTTTGCCGAGGCGCTTGACGACGATTTCAATACGCCGCTGGCGATTTCCGTATTGTTCGAGCTGGCCAATGAAGTCAACAAGACGAAATCGGCGCCGCTGGCGCGGCAGCTGAAGGCGCTGGCCAATGTGATCGGCTTGCTGGAGCGCGCGCCGCAGCAATTCCTGCATGGCGCCCCTGGTGGCGATACGGGTGCCGAAGCGGCAATCCTGGCACGCATCGATGCCCGTGCGGCCGCCAAGAAGGCGAAAAATTTTGCCGAAGCTGACCGCCTGCGCGCCGAATTGCTGGCCGAAGGCATCGTTCTCGAAGACAAACCGGGCGGCGTTACCGAATGGCGCAGGGCATAA
- a CDS encoding peptidylprolyl isomerase encodes MLASRRRLLKFASGILLASSALIAQAADKAESVKAEQVQNPRVALKTSMGEIVLELNADKAPKSVANFLEYVKSGHYSGTIFHRVMENFMIQGGGFDKDMAQKPTRPPIENEAKNGLKNDTYTVAMARTSSPHSASAQFFINVKNNDFLNAPGQDGWGYAVFGKVVKGTEVVDKIRAVPTGNKGMHQNVPTTPVVIESASIVK; translated from the coding sequence ATGCTCGCATCCCGTCGCCGCCTGCTGAAATTTGCCTCTGGCATCCTGCTGGCTTCTTCCGCCCTGATTGCACAAGCAGCGGACAAGGCCGAGTCCGTCAAGGCCGAACAAGTCCAAAACCCGCGCGTAGCGCTGAAAACCAGCATGGGCGAAATCGTGCTGGAATTGAATGCCGACAAGGCCCCTAAATCCGTGGCCAATTTCCTGGAATATGTCAAAAGCGGGCATTACTCGGGCACCATTTTCCACCGCGTCATGGAAAACTTCATGATCCAGGGTGGCGGCTTCGACAAGGACATGGCCCAAAAGCCGACGCGCCCCCCCATCGAGAACGAGGCAAAAAATGGCCTGAAGAACGATACTTACACTGTCGCCATGGCACGTACCTCGTCGCCGCATTCGGCGTCCGCGCAGTTCTTCATCAACGTCAAGAATAACGATTTTCTCAACGCTCCCGGCCAGGATGGCTGGGGCTATGCTGTCTTTGGCAAAGTCGTCAAGGGCACGGAAGTCGTCGACAAGATCCGTGCCGTCCCGACCGGCAACAAGGGCATGCACCAGAATGTGCCGACGACGCCCGTGGTGATCGAATCGGCCAGTATCGTCAAGTAA
- a CDS encoding peptidylprolyl isomerase gives MAVILTTNHGKITIELDAEKAPKTVENFLSYVREGHYDGTIFHRVIDGFMIQGGGFEPGMKQKPTKEPIENEAKNGLKNEAYTLAMARTQAPHSASAQFFINVKNNSFLDYPGQDGWGYCVFGKVTDGTDVVDKIKAVKTSRGGMHADVPVENVVIEKAEIV, from the coding sequence ATGGCTGTCATCCTCACCACCAATCACGGCAAGATCACCATCGAACTCGACGCGGAAAAAGCCCCGAAGACTGTCGAAAACTTCCTGTCCTATGTGCGCGAAGGCCACTATGACGGCACCATCTTCCATCGCGTCATCGATGGTTTCATGATCCAGGGCGGCGGCTTCGAGCCGGGCATGAAACAGAAACCGACCAAGGAACCGATCGAAAACGAAGCCAAGAACGGCCTGAAGAACGAGGCCTATACCCTGGCCATGGCCCGTACCCAGGCGCCGCATTCGGCATCCGCGCAATTCTTCATCAACGTCAAGAACAACAGCTTCCTTGACTATCCGGGCCAGGATGGCTGGGGCTACTGTGTCTTTGGCAAGGTCACCGACGGCACCGACGTGGTCGACAAGATCAAGGCCGTCAAGACCAGCCGTGGCGGCATGCACGCCGACGTGCCAGTCGAAAATGTCGTGATCGAAAAAGCCGAGATCGTCTAA
- a CDS encoding UDP-2,3-diacylglucosamine diphosphatase → MTASHQASKAQPETVALFVSDVHLHESLPRTTAAFLDFLQHRARHARQLYLLGDLFEYWAGDDDLDAPYNRQIADALQAVSAAGAQVFWIAGNRDFLVGEAFAKATGATLLPDPYVTTIAGRKLTLAHGDALCTDDTSYMAFRAQVRQPQWQSDFLAMPLAKRKAIIAGMRDQSRAAQREKSYEIMDVNADAVAGLFDATGSSLLIHGHTHRPACHRAAQPAGERLRYVLPDWDCDCVAPRGGWIAITADGVVRRVGLDGRELTPPAC, encoded by the coding sequence ATGACAGCTTCGCACCAGGCAAGCAAGGCGCAACCGGAAACGGTTGCGCTTTTTGTTTCCGACGTCCATTTGCACGAATCGCTGCCCAGGACCACGGCGGCCTTCCTCGACTTCCTGCAGCACCGCGCCCGCCATGCCCGCCAGCTTTACCTGCTGGGCGACCTGTTCGAATACTGGGCCGGCGACGATGATCTTGATGCGCCGTATAACCGGCAAATTGCGGATGCGCTGCAAGCCGTCAGCGCAGCAGGCGCGCAGGTGTTCTGGATCGCCGGCAACCGCGATTTCCTGGTTGGCGAAGCCTTTGCCAAAGCCACCGGCGCCACCCTGCTGCCAGACCCGTACGTCACCACCATCGCCGGCCGAAAGTTGACGCTTGCGCATGGCGATGCGCTGTGCACCGACGACACCAGCTACATGGCATTCCGCGCACAGGTGCGCCAGCCGCAATGGCAAAGCGATTTCCTCGCCATGCCGCTGGCAAAGCGCAAGGCCATCATTGCCGGCATGCGCGACCAGAGCCGCGCTGCCCAGCGCGAAAAATCCTATGAAATCATGGATGTTAATGCCGATGCCGTGGCAGGACTGTTCGATGCCACCGGCAGCAGCCTTCTGATACACGGCCATACGCATCGACCCGCATGCCACCGCGCTGCGCAGCCTGCGGGAGAGCGTCTGCGCTATGTATTGCCCGACTGGGATTGCGATTGTGTTGCGCCGCGCGGCGGCTGGATCGCCATCACGGCGGATGGCGTGGTCAGGCGCGTTGGCCTGGATGGCAGGGAGCTTACTCCACCAGCTTGTTGA
- the cysE gene encoding serine O-acetyltransferase, whose translation MFSRLREDIASIIERDPAARTSWEVLTCYPGLHALIMHRWANWCWRHGLKWPGRFISHLARIFTGVEIHPGATIGRRVFIDHGFGVVIGETAEIGDDCTIYQGVTLGGTSLSKGAKRHPTLERGVIVSAGAKVLGGFTVGEGAKIGSNAVVVKEVPAGATAVGIPARIIQKETNAVREETAARMFAAYGLTTAADDPLSKALHGLIDNAATQELQVLKIVEALMRAGIACELLPELEKFDPERLNKLVE comes from the coding sequence ATGTTCAGCCGCCTGCGTGAAGACATCGCCAGCATCATCGAACGTGACCCCGCCGCACGCACGTCATGGGAAGTGCTGACCTGTTATCCGGGCTTGCACGCGCTGATCATGCACCGATGGGCCAACTGGTGCTGGCGCCACGGCCTGAAATGGCCGGGCCGCTTCATCTCGCACCTGGCGCGCATCTTTACCGGCGTTGAAATCCATCCTGGCGCGACCATCGGCCGGCGCGTCTTCATCGACCATGGTTTTGGCGTGGTGATCGGCGAAACCGCCGAGATCGGCGACGATTGCACCATTTACCAGGGTGTGACCCTGGGCGGCACCTCGCTTTCCAAGGGCGCCAAACGTCATCCGACCCTGGAACGCGGCGTTATCGTCAGCGCCGGCGCCAAGGTGCTGGGCGGCTTTACGGTAGGCGAGGGCGCCAAGATCGGTTCCAACGCGGTGGTGGTCAAGGAAGTGCCGGCCGGGGCGACCGCGGTGGGCATACCGGCGCGTATCATCCAGAAAGAAACGAATGCGGTGCGCGAAGAGACGGCGGCACGCATGTTCGCCGCCTATGGCCTGACCACCGCTGCGGACGATCCGTTGTCCAAGGCCTTGCATGGCCTGATCGACAATGCGGCAACGCAGGAGTTGCAGGTGCTGAAAATCGTCGAAGCCCTGATGCGGGCTGGCATTGCCTGCGAACTTTTGCCGGAACTCGAAAAATTCGATCCGGAGCGGCTCAACAAGCTGGTGGAGTAA
- the rlmB gene encoding 23S rRNA (guanosine(2251)-2'-O)-methyltransferase RlmB encodes MKSKMIFGFHAVTARLRHDATSVEEIYIDASRHDRRMQDLIQAVKAANVRIIHADDQRLDSMVGTRRHQGVVAKAGELSLARNLDELLDAIEGPPLLLILDGITDPHNLGACLRVADGAGAHAVIAPKDRAVGLNATAAKVASGAAETVPYITVTNLARTMRELKERDVWLYGFSDDADKTLYEAELAGPAALVMGSEGEGMRRLTRENCDVLVSIPMFGSVESLNVSVASGVCLYEARRQRIAKA; translated from the coding sequence ATGAAAAGCAAGATGATTTTCGGCTTCCATGCCGTGACCGCCCGACTGCGCCATGACGCCACGTCGGTCGAGGAAATTTATATCGATGCGTCGCGTCACGACCGTCGCATGCAGGACCTGATCCAGGCCGTCAAGGCTGCCAATGTGCGCATCATCCATGCCGATGACCAGCGCCTCGACAGCATGGTCGGCACCCGCCGTCACCAGGGCGTGGTGGCCAAGGCCGGCGAGCTCTCACTGGCGCGCAATCTCGATGAACTGCTTGATGCGATCGAAGGCCCGCCGCTGTTGCTGATCCTCGATGGCATCACTGATCCGCACAACCTCGGCGCCTGCCTGCGGGTGGCCGACGGCGCCGGCGCGCATGCGGTCATCGCGCCCAAGGACCGGGCAGTCGGCCTGAATGCGACGGCAGCCAAGGTGGCCAGCGGCGCCGCCGAAACCGTCCCTTACATTACCGTCACGAACCTGGCGCGCACCATGCGCGAACTGAAGGAGCGTGATGTCTGGCTGTACGGCTTTTCCGATGATGCCGACAAGACCCTATACGAGGCAGAGCTCGCTGGTCCGGCAGCCCTGGTGATGGGTTCGGAAGGCGAGGGCATGCGCAGGCTCACGCGCGAGAATTGCGATGTCCTGGTCAGCATTCCGATGTTCGGCTCGGTCGAGAGCCTCAACGTCTCGGTAGCCTCCGGCGTGTGCCTGTACGAGGCGCGCCGCCAGCGCATCGCCAAGGCATGA